The Nostoc cf. commune SO-36 genomic sequence CTGCCAATTGACCAACAGCATATCCATTTCCTTGATACTCCAGCCACAAATCCATTAAGGGGTCAGTAGCCCTGGCTTCAAAAACACCACCGCGTACTTGTTCTATTGACATCTGCTTGACGTTGGCAGGTACGAACACCACATTGCCGGGTTCACGACTCACACAAGTTTTTGTGGAAGTTCTGCCTAAATCAACGCTGAGAATGGTTTTCCCCGGAACACTGCCTGTTTTGGGAGGATTATTATTAACAGCATTCATGGGAGTCGATGCTGACACTCTATTCATGGGTATAGCAGCAGCATTGATAGGGGTAGCGGCGGAAGGTTGGTCTGTCATGAAAGCTCCTAGTTCAAACTTAACTGTAAAAAGTTGTCATGCTCATCTTACAAAAATGCGAGCAACCAGAAATTCTAGGTTGCGTCAAGTGTAGCTAGAAATACGCCAAAAATTAATTCGGGCGATACCTCCGATAAGCTCATGCCAACGCACATCTAGTATTATTTGGCATAGTGTAGGCGAATTTTGGCCAGATGTAACCCCTGCTTTCACTGCTTTCAAACCAAAAGCGTCCGTGTTTCATCTTCTAGTACGTCTTAACTGGCGCTTGAATATCCAGAAAACAAATACTAGAACCAAACCCCCAAGTACGATTTTGGATACAGGAGCAAGGTACTTGTCCACAAGTTCATACTGACTACCTAATGCGTATCCTGAGTATGTTAGCAAGCCCACCCAAGCAGCGCTACCTACTGTTGTATAAAACAAGAATGGTAGCAAGGGCATATTGCTGATCCCGGCGGGAACAGAAATCAAAGTGCGGATTCCTGGTACAAGGCGACCAATTAATACTGCTGTTCTACTTCGTCGGTCAAACCTTTTGTTTGCCAATTTTTTAGATCCCCCTTAGTCGGTTTTTTAAAAGGACTAAAGAGGATCTAAAAATTTGATGGCAAATTTCAAATCATACTTTAAGGTTTTTTTGTGAGGTTGATGCTGTGAGGAAGCAGGGGGAGAAAGAGCTATTTAGTAATAAATTAAGTAATGCTAAGTAATGCTTCCTCGTCCCCTACTTCGCCTGCTTATGCGAACCGTATCGCCCCTCATTTCCTCTTCTAGGCTGTCGGGGTCAATGATTGTACCCTTGGTTCCGATTGCCAGTCTAAGGGATTCCAAACTCGATCTTCCAGAGCCATTTGCTCAATTAAACTTGCCAGTCTCAGGGCTTTGAGAGCTTGTTCACCACCCACTGAGGGTTGATTGCCACCATGTACGCAGTTGACAAAATGTTCTAATTCTGCACTCAGGGGTTGAATATTGCTGGTGTAGACTTTTTCAATTACACCATCTTGCCTGTAAAGTACTTGTCGGTGGTCGGTGAGAGAATTGGCAGTGGTTTGTCGGTGAATCAAAATTTCATTCTTGAGGAAATCTGCCTCAGTAAATGAATTTTTGCAATGGGCGACAATCCGGCGAATTTTGCGGTGGGTGACTTTACTGGCAGTCAGAGTCGCAACAATACCATTGGCAAACCCCAAGGTGGCAGTTACGTAATCTAAATAACCAGAGTCTAGGGCACGAGAACCGCTAGCAGTCAATTTTGTAACTGGAGAAGCAGCTAATTCTAGAAGTAGGTCGATGTCATGGATCATTAAATCCAGCACAACCGAAACATCATTTGCCCGATCTGAGTAAGGACTCATTCTATGGGCTTCTAACGCCAGCAATTCCTCTGTTTTTAGAACTTGGCTCAGTTCTTTAAAAGCTGGGTTAAAACGCTCAATATGACCTACTTGCAGGATACATTGAGACTCAGCGGCGGCATTTACTAAAGACTCTGCCTCAGAAATACTAGCTGCGATCGGTTTTTCAATCAAAACATGAATTCCCGCTAACAGACAGTTGATACCCACGGCATAGTGCAGACGGGTGGGAACAGCTACACAAACTGCTTCCACAAGGGGTAGCAGGTCACAGTAATCTTCAAAAAAACGCACCTTGTACTTGCTGGCAGTTTCTAACCCTCGCTCAACGTTAATATCTGCCACTCCGACTAGTTCAACATCTTTCATTGAACTCAGCACGCGAGCGTGGTGTTGTCCCATGTTACCCACTCCAATCACGCCTATGCGGATTGGTCGTGGTTGGTTGCGCTGTGTATATAGATTCGATTCTGCCACTGACATGCTATCTTGCACTATTATTCTCTCCTCAACCACCAAATTTAGAGACGCTACGGACGTTGGCGTTTATACTTGAAAGCCGGTTACGATCCGTCTAAAACCATCCAGATGGTAACATAGAGCCTATGTTTATGAAGAATTTCAAAGTTTGTGATCGGTTCCCGTAATCCAAATATCTTTTGTATAGATATTTCAGGT encodes the following:
- a CDS encoding Gfo/Idh/MocA family protein gives rise to the protein MQDSMSVAESNLYTQRNQPRPIRIGVIGVGNMGQHHARVLSSMKDVELVGVADINVERGLETASKYKVRFFEDYCDLLPLVEAVCVAVPTRLHYAVGINCLLAGIHVLIEKPIAASISEAESLVNAAAESQCILQVGHIERFNPAFKELSQVLKTEELLALEAHRMSPYSDRANDVSVVLDLMIHDIDLLLELAASPVTKLTASGSRALDSGYLDYVTATLGFANGIVATLTASKVTHRKIRRIVAHCKNSFTEADFLKNEILIHRQTTANSLTDHRQVLYRQDGVIEKVYTSNIQPLSAELEHFVNCVHGGNQPSVGGEQALKALRLASLIEQMALEDRVWNPLDWQSEPRVQSLTPTA